The following are encoded in a window of Onthophagus taurus isolate NC chromosome 3, IU_Otau_3.0, whole genome shotgun sequence genomic DNA:
- the LOC111424001 gene encoding serine protease snake-like, giving the protein MRHNNFRHIVGGVNAHFEEYPHMAVLGYGPSKNIEFKCGGSLISEQFILTAAHCLESKDFGPVSLVRLGDLDIAATTEFAEPQNFKIQEVFSPPDYNFESFYHDIALIKLDRPAIYTIYVKPACLQSKFDLDQNNLTITGWGALYYGGKLHTYLQKANLHNLPAKNCARSIRAQPKLANGFDEELQICGGDPETMVDACHGDSGGPIQMKIQHLPQMYRVVGITSFGNNCGLVPGVYTRVSNYISWIESIVWPN; this is encoded by the exons ATGCGGCATAATAATTTTCGCCACATTGTTGGTGGTGTGAATGCTCATTTCGAAGAATATCCCCATATG GCTGTTTTGGGATATGGTCCATCAAAAAACATTGAATTTAAATGCGGTGGGAGTTTAATCAGCGAACAATTCATCTTAACAGCAGCTCATTGTTTAGAATCAAAAGATTT tggACCAGTTTCCCTAGTAAGATTAGGCGATTTGGATATAGCTGCAACAACCGAATTTGCGGaacctcaaaattttaagATCCAAGAAGTTTTTAGTCCCCCCGATTATAATTTCGAATCTTTTTACCACGATATAGCTCTAATTAAATTGGATCGTCCTGCGATTTACACCATATACGTAAAGCCTGCTTGTTTACaatcaaaatttgatttagatcaaaacaatttaacaataacTGGATGGGGAGCTTTATATTATGGTGGTAAATTGCATACTTATCTTCAAAAGGCTAATTTACACAATTTGCCGGCGAAAAATTGTGCAAGAAGTATTCGTGCACAACCGAAATTAGCGAATGGTTTCGATGAAGAGTTGCAAATATGCGGGGGAGATCCAGAAACTATGGTGGATGCTTGTCATGGTGATTCTGGTGGACCGATTCAAATGAAAATTCAACATTTACCACAAATGTATAGAGTTGTTGGGATTACATCGTTTGGAAATAATTGCGGATTAGTTCCCGGGGTTTATACAAGAGTCTCTAACTATATTTCTTGGATTGAATCCATAGTTTGGCCAAATTGA